One window of Robiginitalea biformata HTCC2501 genomic DNA carries:
- a CDS encoding GDCCVxC domain-containing (seleno)protein: METTILKSTITCPECGHKKAEEMPTTACQFFYECDNCNQVLKPNDGDCCVFCSYGTVACPPIQQNSSCC, from the coding sequence ATGGAAACTACTATATTAAAATCTACGATTACCTGCCCAGAATGCGGTCACAAAAAGGCAGAAGAAATGCCAACCACGGCCTGTCAATTCTTTTATGAATGTGATAATTGCAATCAAGTATTAAAACCAAATGACGGGGATTGCTGTGTATTCTGTTCTTACGGTACTGTGGCCTGTCCACCTATTCAGCAGAACTCCTCGTGTTGTTAA
- a CDS encoding CsbD family protein, with protein MTNEELKGKWNQVKGKFKQRYGNLTDDDVTFSEGKFDEMLGRIQEKTGKRKEEIRKEIESW; from the coding sequence ATGACGAATGAAGAATTGAAAGGAAAATGGAATCAGGTGAAAGGCAAGTTCAAGCAACGCTATGGCAACCTGACGGACGACGACGTCACCTTCTCAGAAGGCAAGTTCGACGAAATGCTTGGGCGCATCCAGGAAAAAACCGGGAAGCGCAAGGAGGAAATCCGCAAGGAGATCGAAAGTTGGTAG
- a CDS encoding CPBP family intramembrane glutamic endopeptidase, producing the protein MKNSKIIFTTLFAFGVYFGLDDLYFGTVRNGIDQVVNQRGTSHNLAYLLSGIPLYLGLLIMHRPQDFFKVLGLSGPLGRAVRFAFLCTLPMVLGYAILFSPSREVTLNGLLISGLAAAFFEEVFYRGFLFGQLYRYTRLGFIPAVALGALLFAAIHLYQSQDLWISLGVFATTFLGAVVFAWTYAEWDHNIWVPVMLHLFMNLAWMLFAVSDNALGGVYANVFRIVTIGAIIGLTLFYKRRRNIPLEVTRHTLWLKPGQPVGYTP; encoded by the coding sequence ATGAAAAATTCAAAAATCATCTTTACCACCCTGTTTGCCTTTGGGGTGTATTTTGGCCTGGACGACCTGTATTTCGGCACCGTTCGAAATGGGATAGACCAGGTGGTCAACCAACGGGGCACCAGCCACAACCTGGCTTACCTCCTCTCCGGAATTCCCCTGTACCTGGGCCTGTTAATCATGCACCGGCCCCAGGATTTTTTCAAGGTTTTGGGATTAAGCGGCCCGTTAGGCCGCGCGGTGCGCTTTGCTTTTTTATGCACCCTGCCCATGGTGTTGGGGTATGCGATCCTGTTTTCGCCCTCCCGGGAGGTCACCTTGAACGGCTTGTTGATTTCAGGTCTTGCAGCTGCCTTTTTTGAGGAAGTCTTTTACCGCGGGTTCCTCTTTGGACAACTCTACCGGTATACCCGCCTGGGCTTCATCCCAGCGGTGGCCCTGGGGGCGCTCCTGTTTGCCGCTATTCACCTGTACCAGAGCCAGGACCTCTGGATTTCGCTGGGGGTCTTTGCTACCACCTTCCTCGGGGCCGTGGTATTTGCCTGGACCTATGCGGAGTGGGATCACAACATCTGGGTTCCAGTCATGCTGCACCTGTTTATGAACCTGGCCTGGATGCTATTTGCGGTCAGTGACAATGCCCTCGGTGGCGTCTATGCCAATGTCTTTCGCATCGTTACGATCGGTGCCATTATTGGCCTGACCCTGTTCTATAAGCGACGACGCAACATCCCGCTGGAAGTGACCCGGCACACCCTCTGGCTCAAGCCCGGCCAACCCGTTGGATATACGCCATGA
- a CDS encoding FAD-binding oxidoreductase yields the protein MRGFIFPYQVSLLGIERVNQDIFRLQLEKPDGYTFRPGQAIDVSIAEPGHELDVAPFTLFNRPADPYLELIVKIRPNPGSLTGSLSRLWPGATLQITAPWEVYRYIGPGVFLAAGTGITAFLPLLRELAAQGKQLYPDHHLVYAISEPSDMLYEEELASLLSHGFTCVVSRSPVPTGKGWYTGHISENLLRQVVHKDASNYYVCGPRSFEKSIHGLLLGMGVDAAHVQTGYPIYKEAL from the coding sequence ATGCGAGGATTTATTTTTCCCTATCAGGTCAGTCTTCTCGGGATTGAGCGCGTTAACCAGGATATCTTCCGACTGCAATTGGAAAAACCAGACGGTTACACCTTTAGACCGGGTCAGGCTATTGATGTAAGTATTGCGGAACCAGGACATGAGCTGGATGTGGCTCCTTTTACCTTGTTCAACCGTCCCGCGGACCCCTATCTTGAGCTGATCGTGAAAATCCGCCCAAACCCGGGGAGTCTCACTGGCAGCCTATCCCGCCTTTGGCCGGGGGCCACTTTACAGATAACCGCTCCCTGGGAAGTATACAGGTATATTGGCCCCGGGGTATTCCTTGCTGCCGGTACCGGCATTACTGCATTTCTACCTCTCCTACGGGAGCTTGCGGCCCAAGGTAAACAGTTGTATCCGGATCATCACCTGGTTTATGCCATTAGCGAACCGTCCGACATGCTCTATGAGGAGGAACTCGCATCCCTCTTAAGTCATGGCTTTACCTGTGTTGTGAGTCGGAGTCCGGTGCCAACGGGGAAAGGCTGGTATACGGGGCACATTTCCGAAAATCTGTTGCGGCAGGTGGTCCATAAAGACGCTTCCAATTATTATGTCTGTGGCCCGCGCTCTTTTGAAAAGTCGATACACGGCTTGCTGCTGGGCATGGGCGTTGATGCTGCGCACGTACAGACCGGATACCCAATCTATAAGGAGGCACTTTGA
- a CDS encoding DUF4382 domain-containing protein, translating into MKRVNMKRTIQSVILATAVTAFTACSSDDRGESMPEETSQTTFKITDAPIDDAQVEGVFVTLADVRVDGQSLEGFSKTTIELSALVEGQTLTLGELDLAADSYSSLELVLDTQTDAAGNTPANYIALANGTKEELEASAETIRVTDGFEVIAGAANEIVIDFDLRKTITKSQGALEADYAFASTSQLEAGIRVVNEQATGEIEGTVTDSQDYAETIIVYAYPEGTFNAEAETQGEVQFANAVTSSKVSGLDNSYSLNFLEEGTYELVFASYEETEGSVNFATLLEVESTTGLNLGALTLSAALQLSANVTVTGTL; encoded by the coding sequence ATGAAACGAGTAAACATGAAACGAACGATTCAATCTGTAATCCTCGCAACGGCAGTAACCGCTTTTACTGCATGCAGCAGCGACGACCGAGGTGAATCCATGCCGGAGGAAACCTCGCAGACAACCTTTAAAATCACCGATGCCCCTATTGACGACGCCCAGGTGGAAGGCGTCTTTGTCACCCTGGCCGACGTCCGCGTCGACGGGCAGTCCCTGGAGGGATTCTCCAAGACCACCATCGAACTTTCCGCCCTGGTGGAAGGGCAAACCCTGACACTCGGGGAGCTCGACCTGGCTGCGGACAGCTATTCCTCCCTGGAACTGGTCCTGGATACGCAAACCGATGCGGCCGGGAACACCCCGGCCAATTACATCGCCCTGGCCAACGGGACAAAAGAGGAGCTCGAGGCTTCGGCCGAAACCATCCGCGTGACCGACGGCTTTGAGGTCATCGCCGGTGCAGCCAACGAAATCGTCATCGATTTTGACCTGCGGAAAACCATCACCAAGTCGCAGGGGGCCCTGGAGGCCGATTACGCCTTTGCCTCCACGAGCCAGCTCGAGGCAGGTATCCGCGTGGTTAACGAACAGGCAACCGGCGAGATTGAAGGTACTGTTACCGATTCCCAGGACTACGCAGAAACCATTATCGTTTACGCCTACCCGGAAGGGACCTTCAATGCGGAGGCTGAAACCCAGGGCGAAGTGCAATTTGCCAATGCGGTGACCAGCAGCAAGGTGAGCGGCCTGGACAATTCCTACAGCCTGAATTTCCTGGAGGAAGGCACTTACGAGCTGGTCTTTGCATCCTATGAGGAAACCGAAGGCAGCGTGAATTTTGCAACCCTCCTGGAAGTGGAATCCACCACCGGGCTGAACCTCGGGGCACTGACCCTGTCCGCCGCCCTGCAACTCAGCGCGAACGTAACCGTAACCGGGACGTTGTAA
- a CDS encoding plastocyanin/azurin family copper-binding protein, whose product MKIVYGLLFPLGFWATLITGSDREAIPDARLPKRHTVEIFRMKFNPAELHVNPGDTVVWVNKDFVPHDVTEEKTRAWTSHPFGQNESWSRVITEDVDYFCNLHKVMKGTIVVE is encoded by the coding sequence ATGAAAATAGTTTACGGATTACTATTTCCCCTGGGCTTCTGGGCAACCCTGATCACCGGAAGCGACCGTGAGGCAATCCCCGATGCGAGGCTCCCCAAAAGGCACACGGTGGAGATATTCAGAATGAAATTCAACCCGGCCGAACTGCACGTCAATCCAGGGGATACTGTTGTATGGGTCAACAAGGATTTTGTCCCCCACGACGTCACCGAAGAGAAAACCCGGGCCTGGACTTCCCATCCCTTCGGGCAAAATGAATCCTGGAGTCGGGTAATCACCGAGGATGTAGATTACTTCTGCAACCTTCACAAAGTGATGAAAGGCACCATAGTGGTAGAGTAG
- a CDS encoding DUF305 domain-containing protein: MNSIENTTSGKSKNQYTRFVAMLSCSFLAMYITMYLNTYEWDHVWFSLTRFYMVCLGIAAMAIIMFVAMRGMYQNKTKNVAIVLGSIILFTGALILVREQRSTVGDILWMKAMIPHHSIAILTSERADLKDPEVKKLAEEIIRAQEREISEMKAMINRLQEE, from the coding sequence ATGAATTCAATCGAAAACACAACTTCAGGAAAATCAAAAAATCAGTATACACGCTTTGTTGCAATGCTTTCCTGCTCCTTTTTGGCAATGTATATCACCATGTATCTGAACACCTATGAATGGGACCATGTTTGGTTTAGCCTTACGCGATTCTATATGGTTTGCCTTGGTATCGCAGCTATGGCCATCATAATGTTTGTAGCAATGCGTGGTATGTACCAAAATAAAACGAAGAATGTGGCTATAGTTCTGGGAAGTATTATCCTCTTTACAGGGGCTTTGATCTTGGTAAGGGAGCAACGTTCTACTGTCGGTGACATACTTTGGATGAAAGCGATGATACCACACCACTCTATAGCCATTTTAACAAGTGAAAGAGCCGATTTAAAAGACCCGGAAGTAAAAAAACTGGCTGAAGAAATCATTAGAGCCCAAGAGAGAGAAATTTCTGAAATGAAAGCAATGATAAATCGCCTTCAGGAAGAATAA
- a CDS encoding site-specific integrase produces MDIHHHGDRWREFLKIRISPKDSDRTEKKRIAERIRANRELELLSQSTGHIPSHLTNLNFFDFAENYLSNYPFKDVRIVHNAVQKFKVALGNTRLTFAQITPKVMEAFKDYLIHESGLTGETAHNYFTRFKKILKAAKIKGYLREMPTADIRFANPNKDDTIRKQVLDTKELQILATTHCGNSEVKRAFLFACYTSLGLAEIKLLKWSNINKGRLITYRNKTGEIINNRLNPTALIILGEPKGRNEFVFQLQKLSNNGVNKAIEYWVKRAGIQKHITFYCARHTFACQLLIHGANLKTVADAMGHSSTQSTLKYLNYVQKLQDEAIDKLPVLQID; encoded by the coding sequence TTGGACATTCACCACCATGGCGATCGTTGGAGGGAATTCTTAAAAATACGTATTTCCCCTAAGGATTCTGATCGGACGGAGAAAAAACGAATTGCAGAAAGAATTAGGGCTAATAGAGAATTGGAACTCCTCTCCCAGTCAACCGGACATATTCCAAGTCACCTTACGAACTTGAACTTTTTTGACTTTGCCGAGAATTATCTCAGCAATTATCCATTTAAGGATGTTCGAATTGTACATAATGCCGTTCAAAAATTCAAAGTGGCTTTGGGAAATACCAGATTGACTTTTGCCCAAATTACCCCTAAGGTCATGGAAGCTTTTAAGGACTATCTGATTCATGAATCCGGGCTTACGGGCGAAACCGCGCATAACTATTTCACTCGTTTCAAGAAAATTTTAAAGGCGGCCAAAATTAAAGGATATTTAAGGGAAATGCCTACGGCTGATATTCGCTTTGCGAATCCGAATAAGGACGATACGATCCGGAAACAAGTTCTTGATACGAAAGAATTACAGATTCTGGCTACAACTCACTGCGGAAATTCAGAAGTAAAGCGAGCTTTCCTCTTTGCCTGTTATACTTCCCTGGGCCTGGCAGAAATTAAGCTACTGAAATGGTCGAACATCAATAAAGGCCGCTTGATTACATACCGAAACAAAACGGGAGAAATAATCAATAATCGCCTGAATCCAACAGCCCTAATCATTTTAGGTGAACCAAAAGGTCGAAATGAATTTGTTTTTCAATTGCAAAAGTTGAGTAACAACGGGGTAAATAAAGCAATTGAATACTGGGTGAAACGGGCAGGGATCCAAAAGCACATTACCTTCTATTGTGCCCGGCACACGTTCGCCTGCCAGCTCCTTATTCACGGTGCGAATTTAAAGACCGTAGCAGATGCCATGGGTCACAGCTCAACACAAAGTACCTTGAAATACCTGAATTATGTGCAAAAACTACAAGACGAGGCGATCGACAAATTACCGGTTCTTCAAATTGACTGA
- a CDS encoding DUF4142 domain-containing protein, translating into MKKLVIICCLGLFASATLLGQDKTNLSDAEIASVAVVANQIDIEFAEMAIKKSRNAEILDFAKRMVQDHQAVIGQASALVSKLGVQPQDNPISQSMLADARLTQKELRKAPRKAFDARYIANEVAYHKAVIEAIRDVLVPNTENGELKELLQTVLPALEAHLGHAEMVQKKLGK; encoded by the coding sequence ATGAAAAAACTAGTAATCATTTGTTGCCTGGGGTTGTTTGCATCGGCAACCCTGCTGGGGCAGGACAAAACCAACCTCAGTGATGCAGAAATCGCCTCGGTGGCGGTGGTCGCCAACCAAATCGACATTGAATTTGCCGAAATGGCCATAAAAAAAAGCCGGAACGCGGAAATCCTTGATTTTGCGAAACGAATGGTCCAGGACCATCAGGCAGTCATCGGACAAGCTTCCGCCCTGGTTTCAAAATTAGGGGTACAACCCCAGGATAACCCAATCAGCCAATCCATGCTGGCCGATGCCCGATTGACCCAGAAGGAACTGCGCAAAGCGCCTCGCAAGGCATTCGACGCCCGGTACATCGCCAACGAAGTGGCCTATCACAAAGCGGTGATCGAAGCCATTCGCGACGTGCTTGTCCCCAATACCGAAAATGGGGAACTCAAGGAGTTGCTCCAAACGGTCCTACCGGCCCTAGAGGCTCATTTGGGCCATGCCGAAATGGTTCAGAAGAAATTGGGCAAATAA
- a CDS encoding efflux RND transporter periplasmic adaptor subunit, with translation MNKNIIYIGTALIVGLLAGYFIFSISAEDEIAVKDLSDMSDTHDHSGETAEQMWTCSMHPQIMQPEPGDCPICGMDLIPADTGTEGLSANEIRMTENAMALANIRTTVVGVGGMDGNSLKLSGKIRENEEANAVQATYFGGRIERLYVNYAGERVAKGRLLATIYSPELVSAQQELLTATSLKESQPALYKAVRNKLKLWKLSDKQINGIEESGQVQENFPVYATVSGTVTEKLVEEGDYVKQGQPLYKIANLNSVWAVFDAYENQIASLKTGQIIKLTTNAYPNKEFTAKVSFVDPLLNSTTRTVMVRAVLNNSEGLLKPGMFVEGRIDMPNDESGKVISVPSTAVMWTGERSVVYVKTNPDEPIFEMREVSLGNTNGESFTILSGLEGGDEIVTNGTFTVDAAAQLQGKKSMMNAKGGKTMTGHEGHLGMQPESSETSEPTVDHAKMDKRLKVSNNFQEQLKVVFEGYTLLKDALVADNAGKAQSSAKEIGKSLDGVDMKLLENDKAHNHWMTLQKEIRASANAIAIATEIAEQRSHFKHLSAHMISTIQLFGINQTVFSNYCPMADSNNGAYWVSLEKEIRNPYYGEEMLTCGEITATLR, from the coding sequence ATGAACAAAAATATCATTTATATTGGAACGGCCCTTATCGTAGGACTCTTGGCGGGATACTTTATTTTCAGCATTTCGGCGGAGGATGAGATAGCGGTAAAGGACTTGTCAGATATGTCAGATACGCACGACCACTCTGGCGAAACGGCCGAACAAATGTGGACCTGCTCTATGCATCCACAAATTATGCAGCCAGAACCTGGCGATTGTCCTATTTGTGGAATGGATTTGATTCCAGCGGATACCGGGACCGAAGGTCTTAGTGCCAATGAAATTAGGATGACCGAAAATGCTATGGCCTTGGCCAACATACGTACTACTGTGGTCGGTGTGGGCGGCATGGATGGAAATTCCTTAAAACTTTCAGGGAAGATTAGGGAAAACGAAGAGGCCAACGCTGTACAGGCTACTTATTTTGGAGGCAGGATTGAAAGATTGTATGTAAACTATGCCGGAGAAAGGGTGGCGAAAGGAAGACTACTTGCTACAATTTATTCCCCTGAACTGGTGTCGGCACAGCAGGAATTGTTAACCGCGACATCGTTGAAAGAATCCCAGCCTGCTTTATACAAGGCCGTCCGTAACAAGCTAAAATTATGGAAGCTATCTGATAAACAAATCAATGGTATTGAGGAGTCAGGACAAGTTCAAGAAAACTTTCCCGTTTATGCCACTGTATCTGGAACGGTAACAGAAAAACTGGTCGAAGAAGGAGACTATGTTAAACAGGGCCAGCCTCTCTATAAAATAGCAAACCTGAATTCTGTCTGGGCGGTATTTGATGCCTATGAAAATCAGATAGCATCCCTAAAGACAGGTCAAATAATCAAGCTTACTACCAATGCATATCCGAACAAAGAATTTACGGCAAAGGTATCGTTTGTGGATCCACTGTTGAATTCCACTACGAGAACGGTAATGGTCCGTGCTGTACTTAACAATTCGGAAGGCCTATTAAAACCTGGGATGTTCGTAGAGGGAAGAATAGATATGCCGAACGATGAGTCGGGTAAAGTGATAAGCGTTCCCTCAACCGCGGTGATGTGGACGGGCGAACGTTCTGTCGTCTATGTAAAGACCAACCCCGACGAACCGATTTTTGAAATGAGGGAAGTCTCATTGGGAAATACCAACGGCGAAAGTTTTACCATTTTGAGCGGACTGGAAGGCGGCGATGAAATAGTGACCAACGGAACCTTTACAGTGGATGCCGCTGCCCAGTTGCAAGGAAAAAAATCGATGATGAATGCAAAAGGCGGCAAGACGATGACGGGTCACGAAGGACATTTAGGAATGCAACCAGAAAGTAGCGAAACGTCCGAACCTACTGTTGATCATGCCAAAATGGACAAGCGTTTAAAGGTTTCCAATAATTTTCAAGAGCAGCTGAAAGTTGTTTTTGAAGGGTACACGCTTTTAAAAGATGCCTTGGTCGCCGACAACGCGGGTAAAGCCCAGTCTTCTGCAAAAGAAATCGGGAAAAGCCTTGACGGGGTAGATATGAAATTACTTGAAAATGATAAGGCTCATAACCATTGGATGACTCTTCAAAAGGAAATAAGAGCCTCTGCCAATGCTATTGCAATTGCCACTGAAATTGCTGAACAAAGAAGTCATTTCAAGCATTTATCGGCCCATATGATAAGCACAATACAGCTTTTCGGCATTAATCAAACCGTTTTCAGCAATTACTGTCCAATGGCAGATAGCAACAATGGTGCATACTGGGTAAGTCTGGAAAAGGAGATTCGTAATCCGTATTACGGAGAGGAAATGTTAACCTGCGGAGAAATAACGGCCACATTACGTTAA
- the ccsA gene encoding cytochrome c biogenesis protein has product MNRVRPTHFTSRILAYLGSTRLMALLFLALGVAMGWATFIENDLGTPAAQALVYRAWWFEGLMLLFVVNFLLNIRKYGLEKRRKWPVLLVHASLVIIILGAFVTRYFGYTGLMTIREGEVSNTVYSDEAYLRVAMEEPRGSTPTRRIIERPVLLSGATPWHNRFELHTEFNGSPIQVSYRDFIPDARYRFREQTGGALYLRIVETHRDERHEHYLREGVKTNFHGHLFTLNAPQPGAFNFTYISDTLYLSPFRAGSHTDMVSRESTPLPRRVNERARRGLYRFGDLQFALSAPPRAGILLLEPARAEQRGESPDALLLQIRAGDSVRDTVVLGQARAAGEPVHLNIDGKDFELSYGSKLHSLPFALELLDFDAQKYPGTQTGYSGFKSRVLVRDPDRTFEADIFMNHVLDHGGFRFYQASFHADEKGTILSVNHDAAGTLITYTGYFLLYLGLLGVLFSRHTRFARVVRQLNAHAASRAGVLGLTLTLSGALGAQQSPDPTHPEIQARLDSIVDYYAPPPDHTSRFAGLVVQDPDGRMKPMDSYASEILRKLSKREVYRNLTADQVVHSMLQLPEIWFNVPLIYLGKDSRPLRNLLGISVPLDRVPLVAFFRGDGGYKIEAEVKTAHRARIPSQFQKDLIAVDGRVHLLHAILSGRAMRLFPLPGHDMNLWISTAELGEKAQTLTAPDSTFIAQALPIYFDACSTAARTGDYTEATTILRHLERFQRHHGAEVIPNPLKIRTEMLYNRLNLFKNLVQAYLFGGLLLLALAIRGIFRASRPLRLGIRLLMAVLWLCYAIHTAGLGLRWYIAGHAPWSDAYETMIYIAWATMLFGIYLGRKSALAMASTAFVVSVILMVAHWNWLDPAVANLQPVLNSYWLMIHVAIIVASYGPFTVAMILCLLVLAGMVFLNRRNRTSLSAPLRQLLLLAELAMTMGLVMLTIGNFLGGQWANESWGRYWAWDPKETWALVSILVYALIIHMRLVPGLRGRWVFAMMGVVGYSAILMTYFGVNFYLSGLHAYASGEQLVTPSVVFYAIGVVGILGVVSYVKAHRHHV; this is encoded by the coding sequence ATGAATCGAGTGCGCCCCACGCATTTTACTTCCCGGATCCTGGCTTACCTGGGCAGTACCCGGCTCATGGCCCTGCTCTTTCTAGCCCTGGGTGTCGCCATGGGATGGGCCACCTTTATCGAAAACGACCTGGGCACCCCGGCGGCCCAGGCCCTGGTTTACCGGGCCTGGTGGTTTGAGGGCCTGATGTTGCTCTTCGTGGTCAACTTCCTGCTAAACATCCGCAAATACGGCCTGGAAAAGCGGCGCAAATGGCCCGTACTCCTGGTACACGCCAGTCTTGTGATCATTATCCTAGGGGCCTTTGTAACCCGGTACTTTGGGTATACGGGGCTAATGACCATCCGGGAGGGGGAAGTGTCCAATACGGTATACTCGGATGAGGCCTACCTGAGGGTTGCCATGGAGGAACCCAGGGGGTCGACACCTACCCGTCGCATCATCGAGCGCCCCGTACTACTATCCGGGGCCACCCCCTGGCACAATCGCTTTGAGTTGCACACCGAGTTCAACGGTAGCCCCATCCAGGTGTCGTATCGAGACTTTATTCCTGATGCACGCTACCGGTTTAGGGAGCAAACCGGGGGGGCATTGTATCTCCGTATTGTGGAGACGCACCGGGATGAGCGGCATGAACACTATCTCAGGGAGGGGGTGAAAACAAACTTCCACGGACACCTCTTTACACTGAATGCACCACAACCCGGAGCGTTTAATTTCACCTACATCTCGGACACCTTGTATTTAAGCCCATTCCGGGCCGGCTCCCATACCGACATGGTTTCCCGGGAATCCACCCCCCTGCCCCGCAGGGTAAATGAAAGGGCCAGACGGGGGCTTTATCGCTTTGGCGACCTGCAGTTTGCCCTGTCCGCCCCCCCCAGGGCGGGCATACTCCTGTTGGAACCCGCAAGGGCTGAACAGCGGGGGGAATCCCCGGATGCCCTCCTGCTGCAAATCCGGGCGGGGGATTCCGTTCGGGACACCGTGGTCCTGGGCCAGGCCAGGGCCGCCGGGGAACCGGTGCACCTCAACATAGACGGGAAGGATTTTGAACTGAGCTACGGCAGCAAGCTGCACAGTCTTCCATTTGCCCTGGAACTCCTGGACTTCGACGCCCAAAAGTACCCTGGCACACAAACCGGGTATTCCGGGTTTAAAAGCCGGGTTCTGGTCCGGGACCCCGACCGGACCTTTGAGGCGGACATCTTTATGAACCATGTCCTGGATCACGGGGGGTTTCGGTTTTACCAGGCCTCCTTCCATGCGGACGAAAAAGGGACCATCCTATCGGTAAACCACGATGCCGCCGGGACCTTGATCACCTATACGGGATACTTCCTGTTGTACCTGGGTCTCCTTGGCGTGCTCTTTAGCAGGCATACCCGCTTTGCCCGGGTGGTCCGGCAATTGAACGCCCATGCCGCCTCCCGGGCAGGGGTGCTGGGCCTGACACTCACCCTGAGCGGCGCCCTGGGGGCGCAACAGTCCCCGGACCCTACGCACCCGGAGATCCAGGCCCGCCTGGATTCCATTGTGGACTACTATGCCCCACCTCCTGACCACACCTCCCGGTTTGCCGGGTTGGTCGTGCAGGATCCTGACGGCAGAATGAAACCCATGGACAGCTATGCTTCGGAGATCCTGCGCAAACTCAGCAAACGGGAGGTGTACCGCAACCTGACGGCAGACCAGGTGGTACATTCCATGCTGCAACTGCCCGAAATCTGGTTCAACGTCCCCCTGATCTACCTGGGCAAGGATAGCCGGCCCCTGCGTAATTTGCTTGGGATATCCGTACCGCTGGACCGCGTGCCCCTGGTGGCCTTTTTTCGGGGGGATGGGGGATATAAGATCGAGGCCGAAGTAAAAACGGCGCACCGGGCCCGCATCCCCAGCCAGTTCCAAAAGGACCTCATTGCCGTTGACGGCCGGGTGCATCTGTTGCATGCGATCCTCTCTGGACGGGCCATGCGGCTGTTCCCCCTCCCCGGTCACGACATGAACCTGTGGATTTCAACCGCCGAACTTGGGGAAAAAGCCCAGACCCTTACCGCTCCGGATTCCACCTTCATCGCCCAGGCATTGCCCATCTACTTTGATGCCTGCAGCACGGCTGCCAGGACCGGCGACTACACCGAAGCAACTACCATTCTCAGGCACCTGGAACGCTTCCAGCGCCACCACGGAGCGGAGGTGATCCCAAACCCTCTGAAAATCAGGACAGAAATGCTGTACAATCGCCTGAACCTGTTCAAAAACCTGGTTCAGGCCTACCTCTTTGGGGGCCTGCTCTTGTTGGCACTGGCTATTCGAGGGATTTTCCGGGCGTCGCGACCCCTCCGATTGGGAATTCGACTGCTCATGGCCGTCCTGTGGTTGTGCTATGCCATCCATACCGCGGGTTTGGGATTACGCTGGTACATCGCAGGACACGCCCCCTGGAGCGACGCCTATGAGACCATGATATACATTGCTTGGGCCACCATGCTGTTCGGGATCTACCTGGGCCGGAAATCGGCTCTTGCCATGGCCTCCACGGCCTTTGTGGTATCCGTGATCCTGATGGTTGCCCACTGGAACTGGCTCGATCCGGCAGTAGCAAACCTGCAACCCGTACTGAACTCCTATTGGCTGATGATCCACGTAGCCATTATCGTTGCCAGTTACGGGCCGTTCACCGTAGCCATGATTCTCTGCCTGTTGGTCCTGGCGGGTATGGTGTTTTTGAACCGACGCAACCGCACCTCCCTATCAGCGCCCCTGCGCCAGCTCCTGCTTTTAGCCGAACTGGCCATGACCATGGGCCTGGTGATGCTGACCATAGGAAATTTCCTGGGCGGGCAATGGGCCAACGAAAGTTGGGGCCGCTACTGGGCCTGGGACCCAAAAGAAACTTGGGCATTGGTTAGCATCCTGGTCTATGCCCTGATCATCCACATGCGCCTGGTCCCGGGGTTGCGAGGCCGGTGGGTCTTTGCCATGATGGGGGTTGTGGGGTATTCGGCCATCCTGATGACATATTTTGGGGTAAACTTCTACCTCTCCGGCCTGCATGCTTATGCTAGTGGGGAGCAATTGGTTACCCCCTCCGTGGTCTTTTATGCTATCGGGGTCGTTGGTATTCTTGGGGTGGTATCCTATGTAAAAGCACATCGACACCACGTATAA